The genomic DNA TGAATCCAATTCAATAATACATTTTCAGCAACCTGATTGGTTATTTTTGTATGTTTAACTTGTATGGATTGGTACGAAGGAGATTTTATTTGCCCATTAATGTTTTTATCAAAAAAATTAGGGTCGATAGATTTATTTGTGGCGATATCATCAAAAGATTCAAATTCAATCTGTTGCCCTTCTGTCAACTTTGCTGCCAGACTACAGAATACTTTTATTTGATAAGAAAAACCGAATAGGCTTAATATTCCGCTGGTGTCTGGAGTAAAGGTCATTTTTTACACTCCTTTTATACCAATCTCACTTTGCCGGTGAGGAGTTGTTGCATCATGCCGGTTTTGAGTTGGCGGTATTTTGCGAGTTTGGTTTCTAGGGCTGCGATTTCGGAGTCCATGTCGCTGAGGACGGTGGCGATGGCGTTTTGTTCTGACTTAGATGGAGTTAAAACAATCTGGGAACCGATAATTTTAGGTCCAAGACTAGGTAATGCCGTTGCTGACACTAAGCTGCCGAAACTCATTTGCTGAAAGTAATAACATATATATCTGAAGTCATTCTCTATATTAACGAGAAATGCCATCATATTATTGTCAATGCAGCAATCACTTTCAGTTGGTCTTTTTCGTTCCAGCATAATCGCAGCACCAATTTTTGCAAATATTATGGAGTTTTGGGGAACGATTTTACAACCAAGCTTTTGCGCAACCTGTTCAGATACGTAATTGTTTGCTCTTTTCAGAAAATATTCGTTTCCTGAATTGTTAAAATCAGAGACCTTAAAAAATGGATATTTTTCATTTTTTTTCCCTTGTTCTCTAATTGGAAAACCAGAACCGCTAATAAACGTCCCTAATTCTCCTATTTTTTTCACTTCCCATTCTTGGGGGATGGGGCCGAGTTCGGTTTGTTTGAAGTGGGTGGTTTTGATCCACTTGCCGTTTTGGATTCGCATTTTGCCGCTCAGAAGGGTTTGCATTGCTCCTTGTTTGAGGGCTTTTTTCTTTGCGATAAGTTTTTCAGTGGTACTGATGACGGCGTCTACATCTGAAAGGGCTTGGGCAATGCGTTTTTGTTCTTCAAGCGTAGGAACAAGAATAAATACTTTACCAATCGAT from Fibrobacter sp. UWB10 includes the following:
- a CDS encoding restriction endonuclease subunit S, coding for MKETKFKQTEVGLIPCDWEVKRLSSLGSFSKGKSISRTESNTGKIPAVRYGELYTVHNDYIKTFYSHISEEIAQKATLLKTGDLLFTCSGETKEDIGKCVAYIGNGKAYAGSDLIILTPNKKISSLFYGFLLNTDMAVKQKASMAQGDAVVHISSESIGKVFILVPTLEEQKRIAQALSDVDAVISTTEKLIAKKKALKQGAMQTLLSGKMRIQNGKWIKTTHFKQTELGPIPQEWEVKKIGELGTFISGSGFPIREQGKKNEKYPFFKVSDFNNSGNEYFLKRANNYVSEQVAQKLGCKIVPQNSIIFAKIGAAIMLERKRPTESDCCIDNNMMAFLVNIENDFRYICYYFQQMSFGSLVSATALPSLGPKIIGSQIVLTPSKSEQNAIATVLSDMDSEIAALETKLAKYRQLKTGMMQQLLTGKVRLV